The Candidatus Kryptonium sp. nucleotide sequence TTAAACTCAAGCAGTTCAAAATCTTTGAAGTTCTTTTTAATAAACCAATCAACGAGTGGCTGTTTATATAAATCTGGATATATGATGTTGGTTGGACCGAATTTATCTATTATAACTTCCATAGCCTTAAAGGTTAGAAAAGATAAAATGAAACTTCCCATATAGAAATCTTGTGTCTTTCTCGCTTGTGCAATAAAGCTCTGAACAGGACCTATTGAGAAAAGAAATAGGGAATTATTTTGTATGAGAGTTTTACCATCCCAAAATGCCAATACAGAAGAAGCGATCTTCAAATGTTCCCAGATTGAATGGTCAGGGACTCGGGTGTCTGCTGGAAGAACAGGAAGATACTTTACCCAGTTCTCACTTTTTGCTTTTTCAAAAATTTCATCTTGTAAATTTCTCCACAGGAAGAAGAATTTTTTCTTATCTTCCCAATTTCCGATTTCTTTACCGATTTGTTCATATGTCTCTCTAATGCTATTAAAGGCATCATTTGGATTAATATTAGATACTGTTAGATAACCTTCTGAAAGAGGATGTCTTATTTCATTGAAAACTTGAATAACCCTTTCTGGTAGTAAACTTCTTTCCATACAAGAAGCTATCATATCTGGTCCTTTGACTCCAAGGACGCCAGAAACTCCGAGCAGATTAGCATATAATTTTGCTCTATTCTCATGACCTTGTATATCAAAGCATTTGTCAATTGGATCGTGTAAGAAAGCTTTTAGTTTTTCTGCGAAATTACTCATATGTTTAGTTCCTCCCATTTTCTTTCTTTCTTTAAAAACTCTAAAAAATCATTCAATATATTCGTATTAATTTTTTCTATTTTTTCTTTTTCAACTTTCCAACTTTCTTTTTTCTCTTCGTTCAATTTGTCCCTTTTAATTTCTTCTGTTTTTTCAACTTTCCTATTTTCTTTCTTTTTTTCTTTCTTTTCTTCTCCGAAAAATTTAACCCCTCCCGGTTTCAAACTTATAACAACTGGGAAATATTTATTATTTTTTGATTTTATAACTTTAAATATGACCGGAGAAGCCCACCGTTCTGAGAGTCTTTTTTTGCCATTTTTTAAATCATACGGAACTAATCTTCTTTTAAATCCCGAGAGCGAGAATATGATAGGCATACCAAAAGCGGATAAATCTTGTACGGATTTGTCTCTTCTTAACTCTCTTCTGAACTTCATATAATTCCCTCCTAAGAAGTCTAGAGCACCTTTCCAATCTTCATATGGATCAAATATAAGTATTTTTGCCCCTATTAGATTTGTATATTCTTCGGTTCCATTTTCAGGTCTACAAATACTTTTTATAGCATTTATGTTATCCTCAAGAAATTTTTTAAGGTCATTTCTATTTTCTGCTTGGCAGATAAAATTTATTGTGTTATTTTGTTCACATTCGACATCCAAAACTTCAATGTTCCCCCCACCCCTTCTTGCTCTTGTTCCGAAACCCCCAAGATAGATTGCGAGCCAGAGTGAAGCTACTGCATTTTTAAAGCTATGCTGATCAAAGGAGGTAAGAGTTATTTTGAATTTAGTGTTATCTGCGAAGTATTCTCTTATTATTGGTTGACCTCTTGATTTGAGTGTGAAAGTGGAGTAATAGAGGTATTTTAGTCCATTATAATTATTTATTTCTGACGATACATTGTTGCTAGTAGAAGAGTTTTCCAGTTCTACTTTCAGTTGAACTTTGCTTTTGCCAGCGTTTTCAGTTCCCCCAAAAATTTTATTCTCTTCCTCCCTTAACTTATCAATATCATCTTCCGCTTTGATAGCTCTCCACCACCAGCGCATCATGCCTTTAAATTCAGAAGGTCTAATTTCGGGTGTTCTTCCATCTGCCCCTGCCATGAACATAGGAGTTATAACTGAGCAGGAAAGAGTAATCTCATGCATACTTTAACTCCAAGTTATGTTGTTAACATGAAGTTAATAATCCCTACAAATATGCTCAAACCCCATACCACCTTAATCTTCAATATCTCCTTCGGATTGAAATCCGAAGTCGGAAGCTTCTACATACTTATTTTATTCCGAAAAATTCATCACCTGTTCTAAATTTAATTCATCTATTGGTCAAAGTCAAGTCTTTATCTGAAAACTACATAGTTTTGCAACTACATAGTTTTCATATAAAGGTATTGACTTTTTGATGTGAAAAAATTATATTAAGAATGTCTTATGTGTGAGATTACTTGTTTGCGTGTGAATGTTGTTTGTTCTTGCATTTGAGAGGTGTTTTACAGGGGGTGCAAAAAAGGGAAAGTCACACAAAAGATACATATTATGAGAGTAGAGGTAACTTTAATAGCATCTAAGGATAACAAGTTAAGTTTGAATTACAACTACGATGTTGCGGGGTTGATTTACAGGATTGTTGGTTTGAAGTCATCAAAATTTGCAAATAAGATACATACAAAGGGGTTTAGGTT carries:
- the cas10 gene encoding type III-B CRISPR-associated protein Cas10/Cmr2, translated to MSNFAEKLKAFLHDPIDKCFDIQGHENRAKLYANLLGVSGVLGVKGPDMIASCMERSLLPERVIQVFNEIRHPLSEGYLTVSNINPNDAFNSIRETYEQIGKEIGNWEDKKKFFFLWRNLQDEIFEKAKSENWVKYLPVLPADTRVPDHSIWEHLKIASSVLAFWDGKTLIQNNSLFLFSIGPVQSFIAQARKTQDFYMGSFILSFLTFKAMEVIIDKFGPTNIIYPDLYKQPLVDWFIKKNFKDFELLEFKEEHLQLPIGFKEEHLQLPTIPNRFVAILPLSNKDEINSTIVEQMKKKIGDTIKEAKETIFSELKPTSDILDENKIKKIQEKINSQLSEFPEIYWVALPWKIGNKDISFSDFKNILDNNILEKYEKLWNFADKEGEFF
- the cmr1 gene encoding type III-B CRISPR module RAMP protein Cmr1; translated protein: MHEITLSCSVITPMFMAGADGRTPEIRPSEFKGMMRWWWRAIKAEDDIDKLREEENKIFGGTENAGKSKVQLKVELENSSTSNNVSSEINNYNGLKYLYYSTFTLKSRGQPIIREYFADNTKFKITLTSFDQHSFKNAVASLWLAIYLGGFGTRARRGGGNIEVLDVECEQNNTINFICQAENRNDLKKFLEDNINAIKSICRPENGTEEYTNLIGAKILIFDPYEDWKGALDFLGGNYMKFRRELRRDKSVQDLSAFGMPIIFSLSGFKRRLVPYDLKNGKKRLSERWASPVIFKVIKSKNNKYFPVVISLKPGGVKFFGEEKKEKKKENRKVEKTEEIKRDKLNEEKKESWKVEKEKIEKINTNILNDFLEFLKKERKWEELNI